A genomic region of Cannabis sativa cultivar Pink pepper isolate KNU-18-1 chromosome 1, ASM2916894v1, whole genome shotgun sequence contains the following coding sequences:
- the LOC133035381 gene encoding small ribosomal subunit protein uS2-like, with translation MGFTALSSQFSRIEADIQMMLAIEVHLVAKNCNFHMEHYVFKHRNDEAYIINPSKTCEKLQLTTKVTDAMFPSRHPRMLRFITLKYSEQKLALTAKYISNSSLSWGFESTGGFASCLFIS, from the exons ATGGGATTCACAGCTCTGTCAAGTCAGTTCTCTCGGATAGAAgctgacattcaaatgatgttgGCTATTGAAGTTCACCTTGTTGCCAAGAACTGCAATTTTCATATGGAGCATTATGTCTTCAAGCACAGGAACGACGAGGCTTACATCATCAACCCTTCAAAAACATGTGAAAAGCTCCAGCTCACTACCAAGGTTACTGATGCTATGTTCCCATCAAGACATCCCAGAATGTTACGATTTATTAC GCTCAAATACAGTGAACAAAAATTGGCATTAACAGCTAAGTATATTTCTAACTCTTCTCTGTCTTGGGGTTTTGAGAGTACAggaggttttgcaagttgtCTTTTTATTTCTTGA